In Acidobacteriota bacterium, the following proteins share a genomic window:
- a CDS encoding response regulator, with the protein MTTATNNADAVQIPRGRILHAEDDEMTSILITRYLTEKGYEVETVANGVKALRCVLKHPGYFDLIISDQVMPELTGVEWLTTLRKTGYPGKIIVFAAQFSADVETQFRAVGVDRILWKSADLTPLHDTIEELLNTPHTAGECKFHDNI; encoded by the coding sequence ATGACTACCGCGACAAACAATGCAGACGCTGTCCAGATCCCGCGCGGACGCATTCTCCATGCCGAGGATGATGAGATGACGTCCATCCTCATTACGCGGTATCTGACCGAAAAGGGGTATGAGGTCGAGACCGTAGCAAATGGTGTGAAAGCGCTCCGCTGCGTGCTCAAGCACCCGGGCTATTTCGATTTGATAATCAGCGACCAGGTAATGCCCGAACTCACGGGGGTAGAGTGGCTCACGACACTCCGCAAGACGGGCTATCCCGGAAAGATCATCGTCTTTGCTGCGCAGTTTTCCGCCGATGTGGAAACCCAGTTCCGAGCGGTGGGTGTAGATCGCATCCTCTGGAAATCAGCGGACCTCACTCCGCTCCATGACACAATTGAGGAGTTGTTGAATACCCCTCACACCGCAGGTGAATGCAAATTCCACGACAACATTTGA
- a CDS encoding heavy metal translocating P-type ATPase — protein sequence MTKDPICGMTVDEATALHAERDGQTFYFCSDHCRTKFLAEAQPAIHAKDSCCGGKAKSAPVHGDCCGGHEHHDHSHHGHEHATVKPSPAAKYFCPMCPGVESDKQGDCPKCGMALERNPAWVSPTTGKVIYTCPMHPEVQQGNPGNCPKCGMALEPKIMSAVEEENPELTDMTRRFWIGGALALPVFLLAMAHSIPSLRHESWVMGDTSRWIQFVLSTPVVLWAGWPFFKRGWRSIVTWQLNMFTLIAIGVGTAYLFSAAVMLIPGAFPTSLAPDGKVGIYFEAAAVIVVLVLLGQVLELRARSKTGSAIRALLNLAPKTARVVQDGGERDVPLESVHAGAKLRVRPGEKIPVDGILLDGKTSVDESMITGEPLPVEKITGDKVTGGTLNTTGSFLLQAEHVGSETVLARIVQMVADAQRSRAPIQALADKVSSYFVPAVLAVAVLTFIGWAWLGPDPRFAHAIVNAVAVLIIACPCALGLATPMSVMVGIGRGAQEGVLVRNAEAIEVMEKVTTVVVDKTGTLTEGKPRLTGVIPTNGMGEEGVLFYAASIEQNSEHPLAAAIVHGAKERGVKLQPATEFNSVTGGGVIGKVGERNVIVGKLRFLQERGVGALEIVEPSAASLQAEGQTAMFVALDGRVAGILAVSDPIKASTPEAIAQLHRLGLKIIMLTGDNERTANAVAKTLGLDQVEAGVEPQHKHERIQQLRQQGHIVAMAGDGINDAPALAAAHAGIAMGTGTDVAMESAGITLVKGDLRGIAKAITLSRSMMRNIRQNLFFAFVYNALGIPVAAGLLYPFFGLLLSPIIAGAAMSLSSVSVIANALRLRGTKL from the coding sequence ATGACCAAAGACCCGATTTGTGGAATGACGGTGGACGAAGCGACGGCTCTGCACGCTGAACGCGACGGACAGACGTTTTACTTTTGCAGCGACCATTGCCGCACAAAGTTCTTGGCCGAGGCTCAACCAGCAATCCACGCCAAGGATTCGTGTTGCGGCGGCAAGGCCAAATCCGCGCCTGTCCACGGTGATTGTTGCGGCGGTCACGAACATCACGACCATTCCCATCACGGCCACGAACACGCAACAGTGAAACCCTCGCCTGCCGCAAAATACTTCTGCCCGATGTGTCCCGGCGTGGAATCAGACAAGCAGGGTGATTGCCCAAAATGTGGAATGGCATTGGAACGAAATCCTGCGTGGGTTTCGCCGACAACGGGCAAAGTCATTTACACCTGCCCGATGCACCCGGAAGTGCAACAGGGTAATCCGGGGAATTGCCCAAAGTGCGGCATGGCGTTAGAGCCAAAAATCATGTCAGCGGTGGAGGAAGAAAATCCCGAACTTACCGACATGACGCGGCGGTTCTGGATTGGCGGGGCGCTCGCCTTGCCAGTCTTCCTGCTCGCAATGGCGCACTCAATTCCCTCGCTGCGCCACGAAAGCTGGGTGATGGGGGACACGTCACGCTGGATTCAATTCGTCCTCTCAACGCCCGTGGTGTTGTGGGCGGGCTGGCCATTCTTCAAACGCGGCTGGCGTTCAATCGTCACCTGGCAGTTGAATATGTTCACGCTCATCGCGATTGGTGTCGGCACGGCCTATTTGTTCAGCGCGGCGGTGATGCTCATACCGGGCGCTTTTCCAACTTCGCTCGCACCTGACGGCAAGGTCGGAATCTATTTCGAGGCGGCAGCAGTGATCGTTGTGCTTGTGCTGCTCGGCCAAGTGCTTGAACTCCGGGCGCGAAGCAAAACCGGAAGCGCCATCCGCGCCTTGTTGAATCTCGCGCCAAAGACCGCGCGAGTGGTTCAGGACGGCGGGGAACGTGACGTGCCGCTTGAATCCGTTCACGCCGGAGCAAAATTGCGCGTGCGGCCCGGCGAAAAAATTCCGGTAGATGGCATCCTGCTCGACGGCAAAACCTCGGTGGACGAATCCATGATTACCGGCGAGCCGCTGCCTGTGGAAAAAATCACCGGCGACAAAGTGACCGGCGGCACGCTCAACACCACCGGCAGTTTTCTCCTGCAAGCCGAACACGTCGGCAGCGAGACCGTGCTGGCGCGCATCGTCCAGATGGTTGCCGATGCACAACGCAGCCGCGCGCCCATCCAGGCATTGGCCGATAAAGTTTCCAGCTACTTCGTTCCAGCAGTGCTGGCCGTGGCGGTGTTGACCTTCATCGGTTGGGCTTGGCTCGGTCCAGACCCGCGTTTCGCTCATGCCATCGTCAACGCGGTCGCTGTGCTCATCATCGCTTGTCCATGCGCTCTCGGACTCGCCACGCCGATGTCCGTAATGGTTGGCATCGGACGCGGCGCGCAGGAAGGCGTGCTCGTTCGCAACGCCGAAGCCATCGAAGTGATGGAGAAAGTAACCACCGTCGTCGTGGACAAAACCGGCACGCTCACCGAAGGCAAGCCACGACTCACGGGAGTGATTCCGACCAACGGCATGGGGGAGGAAGGCGTGTTGTTTTACGCCGCGTCAATCGAGCAAAACAGCGAGCACCCGCTGGCTGCGGCAATTGTTCACGGCGCGAAAGAGCGCGGCGTGAAGCTGCAACCCGCCACTGAATTCAATTCCGTCACGGGCGGCGGAGTGATTGGCAAAGTCGGGGAGCGCAATGTGATTGTGGGCAAACTTAGGTTTCTACAAGAGCGTGGCGTCGGCGCACTCGAAATCGTTGAACCAAGCGCGGCGTCGTTACAAGCCGAGGGACAAACCGCGATGTTCGTTGCCCTTGACGGGCGGGTAGCGGGCATCCTTGCCGTTTCCGATCCTATCAAGGCATCCACGCCCGAAGCCATCGCGCAACTTCACCGGCTCGGTCTGAAAATCATCATGCTCACTGGCGACAACGAGCGCACCGCGAACGCCGTCGCCAAAACACTCGGACTCGACCAAGTGGAAGCCGGCGTTGAACCGCAGCACAAACACGAACGCATTCAACAACTCCGGCAACAAGGTCACATCGTTGCGATGGCTGGCGACGGTATCAACGATGCGCCTGCGCTTGCCGCCGCACACGCAGGCATCGCAATGGGCACTGGCACTGACGTGGCGATGGAAAGTGCGGGAATCACGCTCGTCAAAGGCGACCTTCGTGGCATCGCCAAGGCCATCACCTTGAGCCGTTCGATGATGCGCAACATCCGCCAAAATCTTTTCTTTGCATTCGTCTATAACGCGCTGGGAATTCCCGTCGCGGCGGGTTTGCTCTATCCATTCTTCGGCTTGCTCCTTAGTCCCATCATCGCGGGCGCGGCGATGAGTCTGAGTTCTGTCTCCGTCATCGCCAATGCGCTCCGACTGCGCGGCACGAAATTATGA